The following are encoded together in the Macadamia integrifolia cultivar HAES 741 chromosome 10, SCU_Mint_v3, whole genome shotgun sequence genome:
- the LOC122091135 gene encoding eukaryotic translation initiation factor 3 subunit J-like has translation MEDWEEIILFVRKEKPKNMWDDEDVDETSVKDSWEDEDEPTRAPKVSKEKKAMASKVSKQALMEEAKTKSGEEKISLNNLIPKTESDFMEYAELVSHKLRTCENSFYYKGLLKTLIRLSLTNLEAVDVKEIASSVSEIANGKIKAERERNAVKKKTRAKKKQQVQVDKPYDDAVINASALDDDFL, from the coding sequence ATGGAGGACTGGGAAGAAATAATTCTCTTTGTTAGGAAGGAGAAACCTAAGAATATGTGGGATGATGAAGATGTAGATGAAACTAGTGTGAAAGATTCATGGGAGGATGAAGATGAACCTACTCGAGCACCTAAGGtctcaaaagagaagaaagcaatggCTTCCAAAGTATCAAAACAAGCCCTTATGGAAGAAGCAAAGACTAAGAGTGGTGAAGAGAAGATCAGTCTTAATAATTTAATACCCAAAACTGAAAGTGATTTCATGGAGTATGCAGAACTTGTTTCTCATAAACTCAGAACATGTGAGAACAGTTTCTATTATAAGGGTCTTCTCAAGACACTCATAAGGCTATCATTGACTAATCTTGAAGCAGTAGATGTGAAAGAAATTGCTTCTTCTGTATCAGAAATTGCAAATGGAAAGATCAAGGCCGAGAGAGAACGCAATGCGGTTAAAAAGAAAACTCGTGCAAAGAAGAAGCAGCAGGTTCAGGTAGATAAGCCATATGATGATGCAGTTATTAATGCTTCTGCTCTGGATGATGACTTTTTATAA
- the LOC122092405 gene encoding NAC domain-containing protein 53-like, whose product MVPAPPHQPSSTTQYPMVIPERTQREYSRSSVGHEHEHEHVFKPTDIPVGYLFEPTDEEIILCYLNKKIAEPNFRVFYIQEVDLYEFHPREIIKGCTTKDHYFFTQRKRMHQGGTRASRQTKDGSTWKATSGVQDIMDSTKSYKIGSKTTLTYVQKKPETIKGQIKTNNWIMHEFQAAEETTTSMKLSDWVICRIHEKKKKAAHDEEDDDEDLSIEEEGDDDEGDEYENLLENYLSMDVEEDCEVGEMQEEENIGTDHDQGIDNSMDGDFAKFLETYVSFDVEEEGEVMNSSMEGCIRESRENKVDEGKEMEEDLNQVVMSDFMDGGGPLLHSSLDGLQKEENNSMEGDEEYAKLLENILSTDVEEEDCEVGGERKEKEKGKGMLYDLDVGDIMDGDLSNRFLQKENTDLPSTSQQISYHHNYSYHHFPAASVNHSNTFTYGTDDMSFNVMMYSHSFTNGYSSSIDHTDLTPLPDSFTDGGCFSSPTELLPLPDSFTNGGCSSSHTELLPLPDSFTNGGCSSSHIPLPDSFKWSW is encoded by the exons ATGGTACCAGCGCCACCACACCAGCCTTCTTCGACTACACAATATCCAATGGTCATACCGGAGAGAACTCAAAG GGAATACTCAAGGTCATCTGTTGGACACGAACACGAACACGAGCACGTATTCAAACCCACAGATATCCCTGTTGGATACTTATTTGAACCCACAGATGAAGAAATAATCCTCTGCTACCTCAACAAAAAGATCGCAGAACCTAATTTCCGAGTCTTTTATATACAAGAAGTTGATCTTTACGAATTTCatcctagagaaatcatcaaagGATGCACAACCAAGGACCATTATTTTTTCACTCAGAGGAAGAGGATGCATCAAGGAGGCACAAGGGCAAGTCGACAAACTAAAGATGGATCAACTTGGAAAGCTACTAGTGGAGTACAGGATATTATGGATTCCACCAAATCATACAAAATTGGTTCTAAGACTACTCTCACCTACGTGCAGAAGAAACCAGAAACAATAAAGggtcaaatcaaaaccaacaacTGGATCATGCATGAGTTTCAAGCAGCTGAGGAAACTACAACTAGCATGAAG CTGTCTGACTGGGTGATATGTCGAATacacgagaagaagaagaaagctgcTCATGacgaagaggatgatgatgaggatcttagtattgaagaagaaggagatgatGATGAAGGTGATGAGTATGAAAACTTATTAGAAAATTATCTGTCCATggatgttgaagaagattgtgAAGTAGGAGAAAtgcaagaagaagagaacatagGCACTGATCATGATCAAGGGATTGACAATTCTATGGATGGGGACTTTGCCAAATTCTTGGAAACTTATGTGTCCTTTGATGTTGAAGAAGAGGGTGAAGTTATGAACAGTTCTATGGAAGGATGTATAAGGGAGAGCAGAGAAAATAAAGTTGATGAAGGGAAGGAGATGGAAGAAGACTTGAATCAAGTTGTCATGAGTGATTTTATGGATGGTGGTGGTCCTTTGCTTCACAGTTCCTTAGATGGACTgcaaaaagaagagaacaatTCTATGGAAGGTGATGAAGAATACGCTAAAttattagaaaatattttgtccacagatgttgaagaagaagattgtgaAGTAGGTggggaaaggaaagagaaagagaaagggaaaggaatgTTGTATGATCTAGATGTGGGTGATATTATGGATGGTGACTTGTCTAACAGGTTCCTGCAGAAAGAAAATACTGATCTCCCCTCAACTTCCCAACAGATTTCATATCAtcataattattcctaccatCACTTCCCAGCAGCAAGCGTCAACCACAGTAACACCTTTACTTACGGTACTGATGATATGAGCTTCAATGTCATGATGTATTCTCACTCTTTCACAAATGGATATTCTTCATCCATTGATCACACAGACTTGACACCCTTGCCCGACTCTTTCACTGATGGAGGATGTTTTTCAAGTCCTACAGAGTTGCTACCCTTGCCCGACTCTTTCACAAATGGAGGATGTTCTTCAAGTCATACAGAGTTGCTACCCTTGCCAGACTCTTTTACAAATGGAGGATGTTCTTCAAGTCATATACCCTTGCCCGACTCTTTCAAGTGGTCTTGGTGA
- the LOC122092118 gene encoding kunitz trypsin inhibitor 5-like → MIWNRAFLLLGLSILAFVQPISGLSHNNHPHHHHQHQHAHQSAVQDTEGNDLQSGMTYYIVSAIREGGGGGVSVGRRESSSSSQSHTTHTPTVKQSSYDRNMGNPVIFSPASSSGHPELELKTTEEEETITIRESMDLNVCFSGIDNRVWQVEEGREQSKGWWWSPSSRNSSLRYVTLKGKPGHPGESTVRNWFRIERISEDSPVYRITYCPNVCESSCHVVCGRVGITKNNGERWLSVSEKREFPFVFVRANQSHDNRE, encoded by the coding sequence ATGATATGGAACAGAGCTTTTCTCCTTCTGGGTTTGTCAATTTTGGCTTTCGTCCAGCCCATCTCTGGCCTCTCTCATAATAatcacccccaccaccaccaccaacaccagCACGCCCATCAATCCGCAGTTCAGGATACCGAAGGCAATGATCTCCAATCAGGGATGACATACTACATCGTCTCTGCTATCAGGGAAGGCGGCGGTGGCGGTGTCTCAGTAGGCAGGAGAGAGAGCTCCTCCAGCAGTCAAAGCCACACTACTCACACCCCAACAGTGAAACAGAGCTCCTACGACAGGAACATGGGTAACCCAGTAATCTTCTCCCCAGCATCATCCTCAGGACACCCAGAATTGGAATTGAAGActacagaagaagaggaaacgATTACAATTCGGGAATCGATGGATTTGAACGTTTGTTTCTCTGGGATTGACAATAGGGTTTGGCAGGTTGAAGAGGGGAGGGAGCAATCCAAAGGATGGTGGTGGTCACCGTCGTCGAGAAATTCTAGTTTGAGGTATGTGACTCTGAAGGGAAAGCCAGGGCACCCAGGGGAGTCGACAGTGAGGAATTGGTTCAGAATCGAGAGGATTAGCGAAGATAGTCCTGTGTATAGGATCACCTACTGCCCCAATGTTTGCGAGTCGTCGTGCCATGTGGTGTGCGGGAGGGTTGGGATCACCAAGAACAACGGCGAGCGATGGCTATCTGTTTCAGAGAAGAGAGAGTTCCCCTTTGTCTTCGTTAGGGCCAATCAATCCCATGATAACagagaatag
- the LOC122091994 gene encoding protein transport protein SEC23-like, with the protein MDFAELELIEGLRWSWSAWPASKSEASALAIPLSIMCTPLMQFNELPLLPYDPLICNRCAAVLNPYARVDYQSRLWVCPFCYQKNTFPHSYAGIGENNLPAELFPTYSTVEYLHGRKNPCPNSTPSSSANWAWNGLSSSSSSSSSSLVSSFSSSSLSGVDSKLSGPSFVFVVDTCTPKEELRALKNELLHVVAQLPENALVGLVTFDSVVCVHDLGYADCWRVVVFHGERELSSDRVQELLSISCSKQERCGKMSAIQKQGFLLPLSECEFNLTTIIEEIHSSVQAPPSHRPLRSTGVAISVSIGLLEACLSKTGSRVMVFTSGPATVGPGIVVEYDLSNAIRTHQDLINGHAHFFEKSCHFYKQLTQRLCDSSIVLDLFACSLDQVGAAELKVPVESSGGFMMLEESFESDRFRKCLRHIFSHDAEGHLMMCFDATLEIVTTKEVMICGALGPCVSLQRKNSAVSVNEIGQGGTSLWKLGTLTNKTCIAFFFEVGDEKKIQPGSAFFIQFITRYRDGNMGLRSRVTTVARRWVLNRSPEIASGFDQETAASVMARLSIHRAEHFYARDVLRMLDKTLIQFASKFGDYIQEDPSSFRLASNFSLYPQFMYYLRRSQFIDVFNSSPDETAFFRLMLNREGVTGSLIMIQPTLFQYSFDGAPVPVLLDVISISPDVILLFDSYFYVVIHYGSKIAHWRKLGYDKDPNHENLRKLLEAPEIDAAQLVAERIPVPKLIMCDQHSSQARFLLAKLNPSVTQKSMHTGGSEVIFTDDVSLQVFIDHLQALAVQG; encoded by the exons ATGGATTTTGCCGAATTAGAATTGATCGAAGGCCTTCGATGGTCTTGGAGTGCTTGGCCGGCTTCAAAATCCGAAGCTTCAGCTCTGGCGATCCCTTTGAGCATCATGTGTACTCCATTGATGCAATTCAATGAGCTTCCTCTGCTCCCTTATGATCCTCTTATATGTAATCGTTGCGCTGCCGTTTTGAATCCTTACGCTCGTGTCGATTACCAGTCAAGGCTCTGGGTTTGCCCATTTTGTTATCAGAAGAATACATTTCCTCATTCATATGCTGGAATTGGGGAGAATAATCTTCCTGCTGAGCTTTTCCCTACTTACAGTACGGTTGAATACCTTCATGGTCGGAAGAACCCATGTCCCAATTCAACTCCGAGCTCAAGTGCCAATTGGGCTTGGAACGGattgtcatcatcatcgtcgtcgtcgtcttcctctttggtttcttctttttcttcgtcTTCATTGTCTGGTGTTGATTCAAAGTTAAGTGGACCTTCGTTTGTGTTTGTCGTCGACACTTGCACACCGAAAGAGGAACTTCGGGCGCTAAAGAATGAATTGTTGCATGTTGTGGCTCAATTGCCCGAGAATGCGCTGGTTGGGCTGGTCACTTTCGACTCCGTGGTTTGTGTTCACGACCTTGGGTATGCTGACTGTTGGAGGGTTGTGGTGTTTCATGGCGAACGGGAACTCTCTTCTGATCGG GTCCAGGAGTTATTGAGCATTTCCTGTTCGAAGCAAGAACGATGTGGAAAGATGTCAGCTATCCAAAAGCAAGGTTTTCTGCTTCCACTTTCTGAATGCGAGTTCAACCTCACCACAATAATTGAAGAGATCCATTCTTCAGTGCAGGCGCCGCCCAGCCATCGCCCTCTAAGATCCACTGGAGTGGCTATATCAGTTTCCATTGGACTGCTAGAAGCGTGTTTATCCAAGACAGGTAGTCGGGTCATGGTTTTCACATCTGGCCCTGCAACTGTTGGCCCTGGTATAGTGGTGGAGTATGATTTGAGCAATGCTATCCGGACCCACCAAGATCTTATTAATGGTCATGCTCATTTCTTTGAGAAATCCTGCCACTTCTATAAGCAGTTAACACAGAGATTATGCGATTCGTCTATTGTTCTTGATTTATTTGCCTGTTCTCTTGATCAAGTTGGAGCAGCCGAGTTAAAAGTCCCAGTTGAAAGCTCAGGTGGCTTCATGATGCTGGAGGAGTCTTTTGAATCGGATAGGTTTAGAAAATGCTTACGACACATTTTCAGTCATGATGCTGAAGGCCACCTAATGATGTGCTTTGATGCAACATTGGAGATTGTAACCACAAAGGAGGTAATGATATGTGGTGCCCTTGGTCCCTGTGTTTCTCTTCAAAGGAAAAACAGTGCAGTAAGTGTGAATGAGATTGGCCAAGGGGGTACCAGTTTGTGGAAATTGGGTACACTTACAAACAAGACATGCATTGCATTTTTCTTCGAAGTGGGTgatgagaaaaaaatacaacCTGGGTCAGCATTCTTCATCCAGTTCATAACTCGATACCGAGATGGGAACATGGGGCTTCGTTCACGGGTGACAACTGTAGCCAGAAGATGGGTCTTGAACCGCTCACCAGAAATTGCCTCTGGGTTTGATCAAGAAACTGCTGCTTCAGTCATGGCCAGACTTTCCATCCACCGAGCTGAGCATTTTTATGCTCGAGATGTTTTAAGAATGCTGGACAAAACACTCATTCAGTTTGCCTCGAAGTTTGGGGACTACATTCAGGAGGACCCATCTTCGTTTCGGCTAGCTTCCAACTTCTCTCTGTACCCACAGTTCATGTACTATTTAAGGAGGTCACAGTTTATTGATGTATTTAATAGTAGTCCTGATGAAACTGCATTCTTCCGGCTGATGCTGAACCGGGAAGGGGTGACTGGGTCTTTGATCATGATCCAGCCTACCCTTTTCCAGTACTCTTTTGACGGAGCCCCAGTTCCAGTCCTCCTTGATGTCATCTCCATTTCTCCAGATGTGATTTTGCTGTTTGATTCATACTTTTATGTGGTTATTCACTATGGATCTAAGATAGCTCACTGGAGGAAGCTCGGTTATGACAAGGACCCAAACCATGAGAACCTGAGAAAACTGTTGGAAGCTCCAGAGATCGATGCAGCTCAACTGGTAGCAGAGCGAATCCCCGTTCCCAAACTTATAATGTGTGATCAGCACAGTAGTCAGGCAAGGTTTTTGCTTGCCAAGTTGAACCCCTCTGTTACTCAGAAGTCCATGCACACAGGTGGTTCAGAGGTCATCTTTACAGATGATGTAAGTTTACAGGTTTTTATAGATCATTTGCAAGCTTTGGCAGTACAAGGGTGA